One Oscarella lobularis chromosome 18, ooOscLobu1.1, whole genome shotgun sequence genomic window, CCGTGCAACTTCCGTTCTCGGCGGCGcctttaataattaattaattaaaatagaatAATTTACGTTCTGATccaatatttttattttacgtGAAGTTTTGCCAATTTTTTCGCTACTTTCGCCTGTTGCTTTTTATCGTCTACTTGAATATTTGAAGGAACCCTTAGTTTGGGTAAAACGCCGCCTAGAAGACTCGTAGAATGCGTAGACTACTTTTTTTTATATCGAACttgtctcttttttctccgccgAGCCGTCCTTGGCTTGTCCTTTTGCCGCTCGTTGTTTTTCCTGCTTTGCTCGACGTTCTGCTTTCAGTTCGgcctttgattttttcgcggGGTCCGCGGACGCCTTTCGGGACCCCGATTGAGAACGAACGATCCCTGGTGACGAGGATCCTGCCGTTTCGACGGTCGATGCCCCTTCGCGCGGGTTTGCGACTTCCTTGTGAGCAGGCGCCGCTTTGCGACTCGCTACGTCGGCCATTTTTCGCACACCGCACGCTAACGTTGTGTCCGGGTTCCTTCGACTTTGGCGCGCCCATTCAATCGACCCGCGAAAATAGTTCGATATCCTTCGAAAGGCAATCCGCACGAATCCGACCAATCGTGCTTTTCTCGGCTCTATCAACTGACAGGACTGTCACCGATTGTTCTTTCCAATCGTTTTTTGATAACAATCGAGCCTGTCAGAATAGTCGAGCCGTCGCGTCAAGTCACCTAGATCGCCGCTACGTCTGGACGTCTCGTCGCCCCGACGCCGCCTCAAGCTTACCCAAACGATTCCTCGTTGTAGcctgcgcgcgcgcgtgcggcAGCAGAAATGGCGAGCCGTACGCCGGCGACGCGGCGTCTCAGCttctcgatcgacgtcgtcgaagacgaagacgacatcgacgactttctctcGGACATATCGGACGAATACACGCCGAGCGCGACGCGATCGGCTCCCACGACGCGACCGCAGGTACACGCGCAGGTTTTAGAGGAGATGCGGCGACGATTACGTTCTCGCTTCGCGTATAACTACGTATTTTATCGGGCTTCCGACCTAACAATGGCTGACtcccttttctctctttctcgtcgtccaagGCGAAGCGAAGGCTCAatctcgatcgatcgagctCGGGAGACGTCTTCAAAACGCCgcgcaatcgtcgtcgacgtcgtacgtcgtcgatgacgagtCCTTACGGTTAGAAACGAGTGGGTGGgggaagggggccccccttcgAGCCTGTGTTTCGCACAGGCCGGTCGCCGCGCGAGCGAACGCGCTATGACACATCGCTCGGACTCTtgacgaaacgatttctcgAACTCATGCACGATTCGCCCGAAAaggtcgtcgatttgaacaGCGCCGCCGAACGACTCGACGTCCAAAAACGCCGCATCTACGACATAACGAACGTTCTCGAAGGCGTCGGTCTCATCGAGAAACGCACGAAGAACAACGTCCAATGGGTGTAAGGAAGAGAAATGGTCGATGAAAGAAATCAATCGACTCCGCCCCCTTTTTTCCCCTACGTTTCTAGGGGAACGCGAAAGcgcggcgaaacgaagtcgacgactcGCGAAGAAATCGCTAGACAGACGgcgctcgccgccgaaatcgacgaaatggaTAGCGTCGAGACGAATCTCGACGATTTGATTTGCCTCTCGCAGAATATTCTCAAAGAATTGACGGAAAATCAAGAGAATCTAAAATATCCTTTaccaaaaaaaattttattgTAATGGCGTCTGGGAATGTTGTTGCCCTTGACGACCCTCTCCCCATACGTTTGCCTATGTCACATACAGTGACATTCGGTCCTTAGAAACGCTTCAAAATCAACAAGTCATTGCTATAAAAGCGCCCCCAGAAACGCGACTAGAGGTCCCGGAACCGGATCAGGTACGTATATGTACATAATGAGGAATTAGAGTAACTATTATGTGGGTGGGGTTAGGACATTCAAATTTACCTGAAGAGCAGTCGCGGTCCCATCGACGCATTCCTCTGTCCGAATAGCCCAGACAGCGACGAAGCTCACATCCTCGCAGACGGAGAAGACGAtggagacgacgaggaaaaagacaaaacgACAACAGATCATCAACTAGAAGAAGTTCTCAATCAATTCGATCCTCAACAGCTCACGGACGGAATGGCGTTTCTCGAACAACCCCAATTGCTTCGCAACGCCTTCGACAGTCCAACGAAATTACCCTCGTGGGTCAATAACAGTCCGTTCAAGACTCCGGATCATATTATGAATTCATTGACCAATCCACAGGATTTGTTGTCGTCATCGCTATGCGAAAGCAATGACGTTGCTGACATTCCTTTCATTCCTTTGTCTCCCGTTCAAGATCCAGGGTTTCTGTTCTCTCTGGATGAGTCCGAAGGCATAGCGGACCTGTTTGACATGTGCGACACGGATTGAGAATGTAAAGAATAGAGGGGGTCTCACCCGGCGGCCAGTTGGCCAATCACTGCCTTAAAACTTGTAGATTTAGTACATGTACGTTTGCACGTTGAAGCCTGTATTATTATCAACTGCTAAACCTGAGGATTTGACATTGTTAGCTGgctataataaataaagtgACTGCAGCATGAATCTCCTTAGAGCCAGATTATATCAAGGTCTCTGTACTAGGGCTTATGTATATGCAACAGGATATGAACTGTACGGCAATACTTTGAACCACAATAATTCACAGTGAATTATCATGGTACTTATCCCAACTGTATACGAAGGTCATTTGTATAGTGGAACCCACCCCATTGTTGTACTACTAGTAATGCAACAGGATGTGAAGTGTACTATGAACCACAATAATTCGCTAAGAACTATCATGGTACATAGTCCACTCCCAGCTGTTTATACAGCTGGGACTGTTCCGCTGTTCCCTCCCCTAATACACACGGACAATTTTTTACTTTCGTAGAGACAAAGGCACACGAACACGtcaaaaagccaaaataGGGCACAGGCACGCGCATCTCCTCTAATTGCCTCTATTATCCAAATCCTTCACCTTATAAATGCGCACAAGCCAATGCTCAGTGGTATAGGCCTCCTCCAAAACATCCAACTCAAAAtcctaaaagaaatattcaaatcccagaaaaaaataaagaaataaaccTTGTTTCCAATCTCGACATTGCGCACTCGATCGTATCCAGTCGGCTTGCCCTGCTCCGTATAGACCTGCCCAAATCGATAGTAGCACATCTTATACATGAGACAATTGAGCAGCGTCGGCGATCCCTCCTTGTCCACGCGAAATTCCCCCGCCGGCGTGTAGTAGTCGTGCTCCTTGATGTGCTCCCCCGTCGGCGTGCTGCCGCCAATTCGAACCATCCACAAGAATTTGTTAATATCTAACAACCCAGGTTACttagaaaattaattctatGAAGAGGGGGCCCCCACCGTCAGAAGCGTAGCCGGTGAGACCGCCGAATATGACGAGCACGTAGCTGACGTCTAATTCTCGCATGATTTCGTAGGATTTTTCTTCGGGGGAGGACATCGCCTGATGTATTTAAAAGGATTCTCTTTTTCTGCCTCTAATATCACGCTTCTTATGTCTATACCTGGCCTACGCGGGAGATATGAGTATTGTTCCAAGTGTTGTTGTCGACTAGAATCGTTCTGTTTGCCATGGCCGTTATCTGATAGCCGTAATCCCACCAGGACATCACTTTAGCGTCCTATACGCCAATATAAGACTAGGCACGGGTTTTTCTCTTATAGTCAACGCACTTCTGGGGTATTCTGTCTCAGCCAATAATAAGCCTctcgaaaatcgtcaaatATGATGCGCGAACCGTCGTGTTGACGAGCGGCGAGAACAATCGAAGGAGACGAGTACGCCTCGGAGGTAACCTAGGTAACGCCTATAGTTTTGATCCCACCCTCGTTTTCCGACTAGAATTGTGTACCCAAGTGCAGTGGAATGTGTACGTTATAAGGCCAGCTGCTACAATGCCCACCACCACTAAGCCGATTTCATTTTTCGCCGGGTAGTTGGAGTCGGcgcgcttcgatttcttgtCGACTTTTTTCGCATCGACATTCTGGGGggggaaaaaacgaacgtaaaaatgattttttgaaattctttCTTGCCTTTATGTAGGCGGTGAGAATGGACGAGATTCCGATGCCGGAAAGGATGCACATGACGGGCGCGAGAACGAGCATAAGACGAACCATGACGCCGGCGAAATAAATGCTCGTCACGCCGTAGAGAATGATGAAGATATTGGCGTCAGTCAGCTTATTGAAACAAACATATAAGCCAactgagaagagaaagaaaaaagcttAGAAATAGATGTACGTGTATATGCCTTTATACCAGGAAACATGAAGACTAGGCCCTGCAAATCGAAGTAGAATGACGACCACGTTGTCGGCTGATGTTCGGAAACCGAGGCGATAATCGGAATATTGTTCTTCGCGTACGACGGATCGAGAAGCGAATAGAAACGACCGGTCCAAGGAGaaatttctaataaaagTATTTTAGAGACCCCCTAccaaaatatttaattaattccctACTTCCGCTGAATTGCAACGCAAGGGCAATGACGGCAACTACGCCGCCgacaacggcggcgacggtttTAAACAGCGTTTGAAAGGCGTCGGCACTCAGCTTCGATCTCACGTAatcaataaatgaataaatttGGCAGAGACCAAACACTCCCAAAGCCTTTTGGGGAGAAACacatagagaaaaaagtacGCGGAGGGTCCTCACTAACCGCCATGTGTTCGCTCGATTGAACAGGCTGAAATCCGACAAAAGAAATTTGCATGGATAGAATCGTACCCAAGACGTAAACCTAAGGAAGAGTTCCTCATGTAGCAAGACCCCAGGACCAGTTTCGACTACGTAGCGAGAGTCAGGCCAGTCAAACAAGTCATGCTGGGAATCGTGTACGCACATCTAGTCACCGAAATCCAACGCAAATGGAAAAACGGCCGGCTTAATTGTGTGCGCGCAAAGACATAAGGAGATATATACGTATGCATCCTCTCTAATACTAACTTCACTTACCCCTGAATAAGCTACATAGATGCGATGAGTAAAACGGCCTGTTGCCATCAAGGCAAGGACGTGCATGGGAATCAAATTGATGAGAAAAACGTAGCCGCCCCAGGAGGAGACCTAAatttattaaaaaataattaattattttatcttATCTCGGTTACTTACCATGTAGAAGTAGGCAAGAGCGCAGAAAGTCGACCAAAAAATCGTGCCCGTTTTCACTGCTTTGATCCACGTGTAGTAGGTGAGGAGCATGCAGAATATGGCAATGCCTTCATTGTCATACGAGCCAGCAACAGAACGCGAGATATAGCCTTAGATTCGTACATACTTAGTAAAGGGGAACCCTTTCCTCGCCGTCGTACCTGGCACTATGGCAATCATAGCAGCCGCGACCAATCCAGCTCCAGcatcctaaaaaaattctgacgtcacaaattctgacgtcactcgcgAAAAAATGTTCTCGCCTTGAGTTCTTTCGTCAGAAGATACGTCACGATCGTGgtgaaggaggagaaagtcggcgcgagaaaaacgcaCACGTTTCGTATCGCAATAGTGATATTGAAATAGTGCATGACGTGATAGAAGAGCGCCGAAGTCACCATGAGGCCTAAAAAACGGCGTATTCGCgtcgaccacgcccacgccgcTTTATTTACCTGGATAGATCGTTCCGCCGATGATTCGGCCCAACGGATACcacgcgcgatcgtcgaaccAGTTGTGAAACGAGTAGAAACCCTCTTCGGTGAGAAAGCGCGTCGTTCGGAAGTTGAAGTAGCTAGAGAACACGTGGCATATTGTAGAGCGAACGGccctcgaaaggggcccccccGTCGACGTGCGACTCACGGATCAAATTCGTGAATGACGCTTTCGAATCGAAGAACCGAAAAAAGGCGCGTGGAAAACGCTAGAAGAAACGAGAGGCGTCATGACAAAGGAGAATACAATGCATCGTCGAATCTCACATAGAATAGCGGCAATAGAAAGAACGCCCAGCTTTATGAGAGTGTCCTGCTTTTCGGGCGACACTCGTAGTAGCCGTCCGATAACGGGAACCTTCGTTGCAGCCATTTCCCCTTGTTTATCACGTGGTTATCCGGGCGCGTCTGGGAGCACAACGTCATTTTTCCTTTGGCAAGAGGagacataaataaataaataaatacaataTATCACTGACGCCTGGCTTTTGAGATGGCGATGTTTTATTCTAAAAATGTTATTAAAAAATACATCGCTCTATGGCCCAGTGCACGCTAACCAGCGCTGTCGCCTGGTCACTATGCTTTCTCGCGACCTCTACAGCGAACGAATGAAAGCCTCGTTTGTTGTTGAAGAGCTAACGAGTATTATCTACGGCAAAGAGGCTAACGAAAGGCGAAAGAAAGCGTGTAGGAAGTCATCTGGCTCAACTGCTAGTAGCTATCCTTTTCTTAGTCAAAGAAGCTCTGAACCATCATGATTTTGATGTCGGCGACGATATTTGCTACTTGGATCGAAAGGAATACTACGAACGAGGACTCAAGTGCGCCACTCAAGTAGCGACGTGGAAACGAGGAATGAACTTCAAAAGCGAAGTAGAACGACGCGACTTTTCAATGTAATAAAAGCACAAAAGATGACCGTTTCCTCGAGTATTCTTTTAGGATTTTAGGAGTGTTTCCTACTGGTTTTTCGGTTCATCATTCAATGTTCGAACCAACACTCAAAGTAGGTGATTTCTCACTCAACTTTTTCGTGTGAAAGAGTTATTAATTGCAAGGGCCAAGGGACTAAAGAGCAGCAGGATCGTTGGCTGCCCCTGGCAGTTGATTACAGAATTATTGGATCGTACGCCCAGACAGAACTAGGACACGGTGAGTGCAATAGAATGACATAGAGATATTGCAACTTTATCCACCATGAAGGTACCAATGTGAGAGGAAtagagacgacggcgacttATGATCCCAAAACCGAGGAATTTATCTTGAATAGTCCaacagtgacgtcaacaaAATTCTGGGCAGGCGGAAGTAGGAACTTTTCCCAATAATTAATAGTGATAAAATTAGTTTTCTCTAGTGGGGAAAACGGCGACTCATGTTGTGCTCATTGCCAGACTCATAACGCTGGGAAAGGACTATGGACCTCACGCTTTCATAGTCCAATTGAGAAGTCTCGAGGATCACACTCCACTGCcaggtttttaattaaagacaaTATAATcaatatcacgtgatcttATATGGTGCAGGTGTGACGGTTGGAGATATTGGCCCTAAAATGGGATATGCTGCCGTTGACAACGGTTTCTTGCAGCTGAACAACGTTCGAATTCCTCGCATGCAGATGCTCATGAAGAATTTTCAGgtgtatttaattaattaatatatttttCGCCTATAGTAACATTTTTATGCAGGTGTCTCCTAGTGGCGAGTACTCCAGAGTTGGAAGTCCCAAGCTCATCTACGGAACTATGATTTTTGTGCGAGCCGGCATCTGTCGAGAGTCCAGCTACGTTCTATCCAAGGCAGTTACAATTGCTATTCGCTACAGTGCCGTCAGACGACAGACTCAGCCTAAGCCAGGGTAAAGAGAAATTAGGTATATACTTCTTCTATATGATATTTCTTTAGTGCTGAGGAGCTACAGCTCCTTGACTATCAAACGCAGCAATACAAACTCTTTTCGCTTCTTGCCGCCGCCTACGCGGGCACCTTTGTTGGCGATTACATGCTACGTTTCTACAGGGAATCTATGGAGAAATTCAGCCAGAAAGACTTTGAAATTCTTCCGGAAGTAACGATGACCTATTAGAGGCATTTTTGTCTCGTGTAAGATTTGTGTAGCTTCATGCAACTAGTGCTGGAATGAAGGCTCTGTTGTCGGACCGCACTGCTTCAGGCATTGAAGTGAGTAGACCCTCTATATGTGCACCATATCTACGCTTGTTCAGGTTTGCAGACGATGCTGTGGCGGTCACGGCTATTTGGCCGCTAGTGGTCTTCCCTCTTTGTTTGGCGACTATGCTCCGGCTACAACGTACGAAGGAGATAATACCGTGCTGTTCCTACAGACTGCTAGGTACGTTGTGATAGCTTTTGAGTCAGTGGGGAgacctttttttctagatatTTGCTGAAGTGTGCTCAGCGTGCTTTTGCTGGAGAGAAGTTGCCCGTTGGAGTGATGTATCTTGTGGAGGAGCAGGAAATTCGCATCGCCAAGTCATCAGATCTAACGCGACCTGAGGTTCTGATTGGAATCTATCAGAACAGAGCGAAGCAGTAAAGTTTAAAACTTAGACGAATTCACGCGGGAAATAATTATCATAGATTAATCAAAGCAGCCGCTTCAAAGTTTCAGTCAAATCAGGAAAAATTCAGCGAAGCATTTGACGCGTGGAACGCTTCCTCTGTTCAACTCGTGGCCTGCGCAAAAGTAAgagtttctctctttcttctcccctCAATTTCCTTCACTTGCAAATATAGGCCCACTGTCAATTGTTCGCTGTGAAAACTTTCATTGAAACAGCTGCCTCAAAGGTGTGCACGTTTGGCGTGCAGCGCGTTCTAAAGATGCTCGCAACTCTCCAAGCCCTGCACGGGATCGTAGAAGAATCCGGAAGCTTTTTGCAGGTCCGAATATCTATAGTACAGATTTTTCCTTTACTAACAATTCCCAGACTGGAGCCTTGACACCCCAGCACGCGGAAATGGCTCTCGAACAGACCCTTGAACTACTGAAGCTGATCAGGCATGCCGTCGCTCTAAAGCGTACTTATAGAATTAAAATGCATTCTTAGGCCCGAAGCTGTGGCTCTAGTGGATGCATTTGATCTACCGGATTTCATACTCCGCTCTGTACTTGGTAGATACGACGGCGATGTCTATACCCACTTGCTGCGATCGGCGAAGAACTCACCGTTGAACAAACAAGAGGTGATTATAGAACGGATTAGAAATGAATTTAACGTTAGCTTTTTTAGGTTTCTGACGGGTACTATAAATACCTGAGACCATTGCTGAAAGGATCGAAACTTTGAGTATGACTACTGCAGAAATcaagaacgtttttttctatgttTTCGACTTCTGTTGTTTCACAAGGCCAGGAGTTGCATAGTAAGTGCGACTTTTAGTGTTTTAGGTATCTCACTTTTTTACCACTCACTTTTTTACTACACACGTAGGAGTAGCGTACGTCCCCGGGTGCAATCATGGCTCAGCCTTGCAGGTTTTACAGGGCAGGCAACTGCAAATTCGGCGATCGATGCCGTTACGCTCACGACGATCGCAGATCCTACCGTAAGCGTTCCAAAACTCGAGCTCGAACGATCCGAATACGATTCCTGCAGATGACAACAGTTGGGGACGCGGCCAGGTCAGCGAAAAAGCAGAAGCAAGCATGAACGATGGCATTTATTCTCTCAGAATCGCTACGCAGTCCTCGGCGACGAAGCCAGAGGCGACGGAGGACGAGCGTATCAGAACAGATACGAAAatcgaggaggaggagggggaggaggaggaggtggaggaggaggatatCACCAGGGGCACTACCAGGGGCACTACCAGGGTGGCTATGACCAGAGGTAAAAATAGAGCCTTTTTAGAAGTCGATCTCGTGTTTTGGCGTCAATTGATTATGTTATTGGTTTGTAGATGGAGCTCCACTAAGCAAAATTCAAGATACCATTGGAGTGCGGGACCTAAACAGGCAGAGATGCGCGAAATAGAGTCAGACGACCTTTTTTTGGTTCGTTTCTGTCCGTTTACCGTTGTCGTTTTTGGCATAGGACTACTCTTCGAACTGATATGACGGATTGGGATAGTTCAATTTGGCCATTGTCTTCATATTCGTATGAACGATACAAACCCTGTATAGGAGGTGAGAACACGTGGCTTTGTTGTACAGTGCCAGCctcaaatttgaattttctatTCAGATTTTGAAGAGATGTGCTTTGAAGAGGTGCGATGGGAAGCGTACAAGGCAAAAGCAACTGGGACACTACTGGCTTATGTTTGaatatctatctatctgtTGCTCTGTCTCTCCTCAAATTTTTCTGTGTGCAGGAGCGGTCTCTGAAGCAGCTGATTCAAGCAAATGTAATGGAAAGACATAGTGTAAAGCGAAtggagagaaaaataaaagaacaaATAGTAAATGCCCTGCAgtaaatataaataatcTCAATCGGTATTCTCTTTTGCAAGGAGGCTATTATGTCAGGTTCTTACAAGCAGTCCCAGCCGGCTGCTGTTTCAAGTGGAATACTACCTGGAGGCTCGCTTCCTCAGCAGGGAATTCTTGCACAGCAAGCAGCCAATAATCCCTTTGCCGTTCAGACAAATCCAAGCAATCCTAGTAAAGGAAAAATTAATCTGTGTCGCACTTGGGAgctttaattattttctctaAGTTTCTCCTCCAGGTTTAGGTATTTTTGAAAGTCGGAGTACAGGTAAAATAATTACAAGCGTGGCGCAGTTTTTCTTTACTATTATATACCCGTACAGGAGTCAACCCTGCCAATACTGTGAACTCCGTTTCTTTGCAAACAGGACTCAATAATGGAACTTTTAGTCAGAAATCTGAGGCTCCAGCACCTGTTCAAGAGACACATAGCGTGAGTTCGATTTCAGCTGCTGATCTCGAACAGTTTAAATCAAACAAATTTACACTGGGATCTGTTCCTGAAAGTGCTCCACCTCCTGAACTTTGTTAGCTTAGGTGCAAACtttgaaataaaattagGTACTTGATAATCAATAAGCTCTGCTCCCTCATACGTCATACAAATTGTAGTTCCCGTATATTCGAACAAACAGCCGGGAGTGTACGACTTCGTTGCCGTGCGCGGTCGATCTTGTCCGGACGCTCAAACGGTGTCGCCCAGTCGAAATTTAGCCCGAAATGTTCTACACCGAAGTCGTTCTCGGCCGAAAGGGCCCGCTCGCTCGCGTCTGGCTCGCGGCGCACTCAGAGAAAAAGCTCACCAAAGcgcaaatcgtcgaaacgaacaTCGCCGagtcgatcgaagcgattcTGACGAACAAATACAATCTCGCCCTTCGAACGTCGAGCCATTTACTCGTCGGAATCGTTCGCATCTACGATCGCAAGCTCGCCTACTTGCTAGTAGACTGTCGCGAAGCGCTAGCCAAAGTCAAACGCGGTCTTCGGCCCGCCGCCATCCAAAAGGCGACCGTCAAcgcggcgaaagcgacgaaagccGTTACGCTGCCGGACGCCTTTtacgatttcgacgacgagacgttcgacgtGCCCGTTCTTCCGACTGAAGAGTAAGTAAAAACTAGCTCATACAtatatgtgtgtgtgtgtgtgtgtatgTATActcataaataaaattaattgaaaaataattatagGTATCATTACAAAAAAAGCAAGACCACAAGAGATTaataaataagaaaatataCATTGGTCAAAATTAGTTTTAATGGAATTTCATCATTCATAGaatttaaataaaaaacttAAAATATTATTTCTATATGTATGCATGTATCCTCTATAGTGGAGGCTAACACTGTTTACTGACCTGATTCCTTATATagagattttctttttttttctaggacTAATGGTTTTGGAGATATTGGACTCGAGGAGACGGACAGCGTTATGATGCAAGACGAACGCGCTCTCAACGGCCTCGAAGAACTCATGCAACCCGAATTTGGCGATCCCGCTGACATGAATATGTTTCTCGAAGAGGACGTCAGCAACGAGCCGGAGGAGAGTCGAAAGTCGACGATGCACAtatccgacgacggcaacgtcggcggcggcggcggcgaattcgacgtcgatcagcCGGGTCTCGACGATCCCAATCTCGACGCAATCATTCCagaggaaaacgaaatgcAGGA contains:
- the LOC136198039 gene encoding transcription factor E2F6-like — translated: MASRTPATRRLSFSIDVVEDEDDIDDFLSDISDEYTPSATRSAPTTRPQAKRRLNLDRSSSGDVFKTPRNRRRRRTSSMTSPYGRSPRERTRYDTSLGLLTKRFLELMHDSPEKVVDLNSAAERLDVQKRRIYDITNVLEGVGLIEKRTKNNVQWVGTRKRGETKSTTREEIARQTALAAEIDEMDSVETNLDDLICLSQNILKELTENQENLKFAYVTYSDIRSLETLQNQQVIAIKAPPETRLEVPEPDQDIQIYLKSSRGPIDAFLCPNSPDSDEAHILADGEDDGDDEEKDKTTTDHQLEEVLNQFDPQQLTDGMAFLEQPQLLRNAFDSPTKLPSWVNNSPFKTPDHIMNSLTNPQDLLSSSLCESNDVADIPFIPLSPVQDPGFLFSLDESEGIADLFDMCDTD
- the LOC136198021 gene encoding dolichyl-diphosphooligosaccharide--protein glycosyltransferase subunit STT3A-like; translation: MAATKVPVIGRLLRVSPEKQDTLIKLGVLSIAAILSFSTRLFSVLRFESVIHEFDPYFNFRTTRFLTEEGFYSFHNWFDDRAWYPLGRIIGGTIYPGLMVTSALFYHVMHYFNITIAIRNVCVFLAPTFSSFTTIVTYLLTKELKDAGAGLVAAAMIAIVPGYISRSVAGSYDNEGIAIFCMLLTYYTWIKAVKTGTIFWSTFCALAYFYMVSSWGGYVFLINLIPMHVLALMATGRFTHRIYVAYSGVYVLGTILSMQISFVGFQPVQSSEHMAALGVFGLCQIYSFIDYVRSKLSADAFQTLFKTVAAVVGGVVAVIALALQFSGKISPWTGRFYSLLDPSYAKNNIPIIASVSEHQPTTWSSFYFDLQGLVFMFPVGLYVCFNKLTDANIFIILYGVTSIYFAGVMVRLMLVLAPVMCILSGIGISSILTAYIKNVDAKKVDKKSKRADSNYPAKNEIGLVVVGIVAAGLITYTFHCTWVTSEAYSSPSIVLAARQHDGSRIIFDDFREAYYWLRQNTPEDAKVMSWWDYGYQITAMANRTILVDNNTWNNTHISRVGQAMSSPEEKSYEIMRELDVSYVLVIFGGLTGYASDDINKFLWMVRIGGSTPTGEHIKEHDYYTPAGEFRVDKEGSPTLLNCLMYKMCYYRFGQVYTEQGKPTGYDRVRNVEIGNKDFELDVLEEAYTTEHWLVRIYKVKDLDNRGN
- the LOC136198024 gene encoding peroxisomal acyl-coenzyme A oxidase 1-like, translating into MLSRDLYSERMKASFVVEELTSIIYGKEANERRKKAFKEALNHHDFDVGDDICYLDRKEYYERGLKCATQVATWKRGMNFKSEVERRDFSMILGVFPTGFSVHHSMFEPTLKGQGTKEQQDRWLPLAVDYRIIGSYAQTELGHGTNVRGIETTATYDPKTEEFILNSPTVTSTKFWAGGMGKTATHVVLIARLITLGKDYGPHAFIVQLRSLEDHTPLPGVTVGDIGPKMGYAAVDNGFLQLNNVRIPRMQMLMKNFQVSPSGEYSRVGSPKLIYGTMIFVRAGICRESSYVLSKAVTIAIRYSAVRRQTQPKPGAEELQLLDYQTQQYKLFSLLAAAYAGTFVGDYMLRFYRESMEKFSQKDFEILPELHATSAGMKALLSDRTASGIEVCRRCCGGHGYLAASGLPSLFGDYAPATTYEGDNTVLFLQTARYLLKCAQRAFAGEKLPVGVMYLVEEQEIRIAKSSDLTRPEVLIGIYQNRAKQLIKAAASKFQSNQEKFSEAFDAWNASSVQLVACAKAHCQLFAVKTFIETAASKVCTFGVQRVLKMLATLQALHGIVEESGSFLQTGALTPQHAEMALEQTLELLKLIRPEAVALVDAFDLPDFILRSVLGRYDGDVYTHLLRSAKNSPLNKQEVSDGYYKYLRPLLKGSKL
- the LOC136198125 gene encoding nucleoporin NUP42-like, producing the protein MAQPCRFYRAGNCKFGDRCRYAHDDRRSYHDNSWGRGQNRYAVLGDEARGDGGRAYQNRYENRGGGGGGGGGGGGGYHQGHYQGHYQGGYDQRWSSTKQNSRYHWSAGPKQAEMREIETTLRTDMTDWDSSIWPLSSYSYERYKPCIGDFEEMCFEEVRWEAYKAKATGTLLAYERSLKQLIQANVMERHSVKRMERKIKEQIEAIMSGSYKQSQPAAVSSGILPGGSLPQQGILAQQAANNPFAVQTNPSNPISPPGLGIFESRSTGVNPANTVNSVSLQTGLNNGTFSQKSEAPAPVQETHSVSSISAADLEQFKSNKFTLGSVPESAPPPELC